Genomic DNA from Bacteroides zhangwenhongii:
GATGTGCATACTTCCTTTCTCATGCTCGCTTGACGAAGAATCTCGGACAGAGATTGATAAAAATAGATTCATGAAAAACGCCTTAGAAGCGGAAACTGTATTGTTAGGCGTTTATCAAAGTTTAGTGAGTGATGCAATGTATGGCTACCACCTCTCAATTCTGTTCAATTTAGCAACAGATTGTGAACAAGTAGAAGGAAATACTACAGAAAATTATCGTATCATTCCTGCCAATGCTTTTAATGCAAGCCAAGCGGAAATACAACAAACATGGGCTGCTTTGTATAAAGCTATTTATAATGCAAATGATTTCATGGAGATTCTTCAACAACGGATGAATGATTTCAATGAAACAGACAAACAATTGGCTTATATTTACATAGCCGAGGCAAGAGCTATTCGTGGTATGTGCTATTTCGAGTTGGTACGCAGATTTGGTAATGTGCCATTAATGACTAATACAGCAATGTCCGAACAAGCTCCAAGTACTTTCGTTCAGGAAAAACCTGAAACTATTTATAAATTTATTGAAGAAGACCTGTTACATGCTATACAAACACTTCCTTATGCAATAGACGATACAAATCGCCAAAGCAATAAATACCGTATGTCCAAGGGAGCTGTTTTAGGACTATTAACTAAAGTCTATGCTACATGGGCAGGTTATCCAGTCAAAGATCACACAAAATGGGCAGAAGCAGCCAAAACAGCGAAAGTTCTGGTCGAATCACAAAAACATGATTTATTAAATGACTTTGAACAATTATGGGACAATACTTGTAATGGTGTTTGGGATCCGACCGAAAGTCTAATTGAAATTAGTTTCTACAGCCCAACAGCATCTGGTGGTGCCAGCGACCCATGTGGACGTATTGGAAAATGGAATGGAGTAAAAACAACAATGCTCGCTGGAGAACGTGGTAGTTGTGCTGGTAATGTTAAAGTTGTTCATCCTTTTGTTTTAAAATGGAGAGAAAAAGACTTAGCAGACGGCGAAGTATATCATCCGGAAACTGTTAAAGATAAACGTCTAAATCTTTCTGTAGCAAATTACCAGTATAATCCAAATAAAGTTTTATATGCTAAAGGTAAAAGTGATACTGATAAAAAAGCATTAGAAAACGACGCACTAAGTACACAAAAAAACAAAGAAAAACAAAACTATACACCTGCCAAATGGGACATTGAGAAATACGTAAAAAACAAATTAATCAATAATGACAAATCAAACGTCAATTGGTATTTCTTACGTTATGCCGACGTATTACTATTATATGCAGAAGCTCTCAATGAATGGAAGCAAGGTCCGACTAAAGAAGCATATGATGCAATAAATAAAGTACGTGAACGTGCCTATGGAAACAACAAATATAACTTAAAGAACTTGTCTTACGAAGACTTCCGTAAAGCTATCCAAGACGAACGTGCTTATGAACTTGCATTCGAAGGACACCGCCGTATGGACTTAGTACGTTGGGACATCTACTATAAAACTGTTAAAGAAACATCCAATGCAATCACAGAGTGGTTCTTTGATAATGATATGGTCAAAAACAAAGCATATAATACTGCAGGAAGATATACAGTGTTTGGCAAACATGAACTTTACCCTATCCCACAACGTGATATGGATTTATGTGAACAGTTTGTACAAAATCCCAAATGGAACTAATCTAATCCCTCTCCAATATGCCCCTAACCAGGCATATTGGAGAATATTAAAACCTTTTTCAACAAAATCAATATTTGAAAAGCCTTAATTAAATGCCTTTTCAACAATCCTGTAACATAAAATTAGAGCTTTCGCCTACTTTTGCATCAGTTACAAAACTTCTAAAAACAATCACTTAAAATGAATAACATGAAAAAGAAACTCGTTCTCTTTGCTTCGGTTACAATTGCGCTTGCATCGTGCCAAACAGCCCCTAAGGAAGACTACAGTTGGATAAAAAAAGGACTGGATGTAGCTTCTGCACAATTACAGCTTTCCGCAGAGGAAATTAATGGCACAGGTATGTTGCCGCGTTCTATCCGTACAGGCTACGATATGGACTTCCTTTGCCGTCAGTTAGAAAGAGACTCACTGACTTTCAAAGACTCACTTCGTGCACAACCGACTGCAGAGCAATTAGGTAAACGCCGTCTTTGTGGCGTTTATGACTGGACAAGCGGTTTCTTCCCTGGTTCTTTATGGTACGCATACGAACTGACAGGAAACGATACTCTGAAAGCACAAGCCATTCAATATACAAATCTCTTGAATCCTGTACGCTATTACAAAGGCACACACGATTTAGGCTTCATGATCAATTGCAGTTATGGCAATGCCGAACGTCTGGCCCCTAACGATACTATCGCAGCCGTGATGAAAGAAACAGCTGATAATCTTTGCGGACGTTTCAACGATTCTATCGCCGCTATCCGTTCATGGGATTTCGGAACATGGAACTTCCCGGTTATCATCGACAACATGATGAACCTCGACCTTCTGTTTAACGTAGCAAAAGCAACAGGTGACAACAAATATAAAGACATCGCCGTTAAACACGCTATGACTACTATGAACAACCACTTCCGCCCGGATTATACTTGCTGGCATGTAGTGAGCTACAACAACGACGGAACAGTAGAACGCAAACAGACTCATCAAGGCAAGAACGATGATTCTTCATGGGCACGCGGTCAGGCATGGGCTGTATATGGTTACACAGCTTGCTACCGTGAAACAAACGACACTACTTTCTTGAACTTTGCAGTGAAAGTAGCCGACATGATAATGGATCGTGTGAAGACTGACGACGCTATTCCTTATTGGGACTATGACGCTCCTGTGACAGAAGAGACTCCGCGTGATGCATCGGCCGCAGCTGTTACTGCTTCTGCATTAATCGAGTTGAGCACTATGGTTCCCGACGGACAGAAATATCTGGATTACGCAGAAAAGATTCTGAAGAGTTTGTCAAGCGATGCATACCTCGCAAAAGTTGGCGATAATCAAGGATTTATCCTATTGCACTCTGTCGGCTCATTGCCTAACGGTTCTGAGATAGACACTCCGCTAAACTATGCCGACTACTACTATCTGGAAGCATTGAAGAGATTCATGGAGTTGAAGAAGTTGAGAGTTGAGAATGGAGAGTTGAGAGTGATTCAGTAATATAAGAGTAAGAGTCCAATAGCAAATTTTAAAATCGTAAAGTATATCATGAATAAAACTTTAAAATATATCGTCCTACTGACATTTGCATGTTTCGTAGGCAAAGGTTATGCCCAAGAGTTGAAAAGCGAAGTATTTTCACTTCTCAATCTGGACTACCCGGGACTGGAAAAAGTGAAAGCACTCCATCAGGAGGGTAAAAATGAAGATGCAGCCAAAGCATTGCTTGATTACTATCGCGCACGTACAAACGTGAAAACTCCGGATATCAATCTGAACAAAATCACTATCGGTAAAGAAGAACAGAAATGGGCAGACGACGCGCTGCAACATACTTTCTTTGTACACAAAGGTTATCAACCTTCTTATAATTATGGAGAAGACATCAACTGGCAATATTGGCCGGTGAAAGATAACGAACTCCGTTGGCAGTTGCACCGTCACAAATGGTTCACTCCGATGGGTAAGGCTTACCGCATATCCGGTGATGAGAAATATGCCAAAGAATGGGCTCATCAGTATATCGACTGGATCAAAAAGAATCCGTTGGTGAAGATGGACAAGAAAGAATATGAGCTAGTAAGTGATGGCAAAATCAAAGGTGAAGTGGAAAACGTACGTTTTGCATGGCGTCCGTTGGAAGTGAGCAACCGTCTGCAAGATCAGACCTCACAATTCCAACTGTTCCTCCCCTCTCCTTCCTTCACTCCGGATTTCCTGACTGAGTTCTTGGTGAACTATCACAAACACGCTGTACATATTTTGGGCAATTACTCAGATCAAGGTAACCACTTGTTGTTTGAAGCTCAGCGTATGATTTATGCCGGTGCTTTCTTCCCTGAATTCAAGGACGCTCCGGCATGGAGAAAGAGCGGCATTGATATCCTGAACCGTGAAATTCATGTACAGGTATATGAAGATGGGGGACAATTCGAGCTTGACCCGCATTATCATCTTGCCGCAATCAATATTTTCTGTAAAGCATTGGGTATCGCAGACGCAAACGGATTCCGCAAAGAATTCCCACAAAACTATCTGGATACTATCGAAAGCATGATTATGTTCTATGCAAACATCTCTTTCCCCGACTACACAAATCCGTGTTTCAGTGACGCAAAACTGACAACAAAGAAGGAAATGGTGAAGAACTACAAATCATGGAGCAAATTGTTCCCGAAAAACCAGGCTATCAAATACTTCGCAACAGAAGGTAAAGAAGGTGCATTGCCGGATTATATGTCTAAAGGATTCTTGAAATCAGGTTTCTTCGTATTCCGCAACTCTTGGGGAACGGACGCTACTCAAATGGTGGTGAAAGCCGGTCCGAAAGCTTTCTGGCACTGCCAACCGGACAACGGTACATTCGAACTGTGGTTCAATGGCAAAAATCTGTTCCCGGATTCAGGTTCGTATGTGTATGCAGGCGAAGGTGAAGTAATGGAACAACGCAACTGGCACCGTCAGACTTGTGTTCACAATACTGTGACTCTGAACAACAAAAATCTGGATACAACTGAATCTGTAACTAAATTGTGGCAGCCGGAAGGAACAATCCAAACGCTGGTGACTGAAAACCCAAGCTACAAAAACTTGAAGCACCGCCGTTCCGTTTTCTTCGTCGACAACACATACTTTGTAATTGTAGACGAATTGGCAGGCAGCGCCAAAGGTTCCATCAACCTTCATTATCAAATGCCGAAGGGAGAAATCGCAAACAGTCGCGAAGACATGACATTCCTTACTCAGTTCGAGGATGGAAGCAACATGAAACTGCAATGTTTCGGTCCTACCGGCATGACTATGAAAAAAGAACCGGGATGGTGTTCTACAGCTTACCGCAAACGCTACAAACGTATGAATGTATCATTCAACGTGAAGAAAGACGGCGAAGAAGCTGTACGTTATATCACTGTAATCTATCCGATAAAGAAAAGCGCAGATGCCCCTAAATTTGACGCTAAATTCAAGAACAAAGCGTTCGATGAAAATGGTCTGGAAGTAGAAGTGAAAGTAAACGGAAAGAAACAGTCACTAAAATACAAAATATAGTAATTGATGAAAAAACCCTCTACCCTATTCCTCCCGTTGGCTGCATTAAGCCTTGCTTCATGCAGTGGTCAAAAGAAGGAAGAAGCCAAACAGCCGAACATCATTTTCATGATGACGGATGACCATACCACCCAGGCGATGTCATGCTATGGAGGAAATCTGATCCAGACTCCTAACATGGACCGGATTGCCAACGAAGGTATCCGTTTCGATAATTGTTATGCTGTCAATGCCCTCTCCGGCCCTTCACGTGCTTGTATCCTGACCGGTAAATTCAGTCACGAAAACGGCTTTACCGATAATGCCAGCACTTTCAACGGTGACCAGCAGACATTTCCAAAGCTTCTTCAACAAGCCGGATATCAGACTGCCATGATCGGCAAGTGGCACCTTATCAGTGAGCCGCAAGGTTTCGACCATTGGAGCATCCTTAGCGGTCAGCATGAACAAGGCGACTATTACGATCCTGACTTCTGGGAAGACGGTAAACATATCGTTGAAAAAGGATATGCAACAGACATTATCACAGATAAAGCCATCAAATTCCTCGAAGGCCGTGACAAGAGCAAACCGTTCTGCATGATGTATCATCAGAAAGCACCGCACCGCAACTGGATGCCTGCTCCCCGCTATCTGGGTATCTTCAACAATACTACCTTTCCCGAACCTGCCAACTTGTTCGACGACTACGAAGGACGTGGAAGAGCGGCTCGTGAACAGGATATGTCTATCGAACATACTTTGACTGACGACTGGGATCTCAAACTGCTGACTCGTGAAGAAATGCTGAAAGATACTACCAACCGTCTTTACAGTGTGTACAAACGTATGCCTGCCGAAGTACAGGACAAATGGGATTCTGTGTATGCACAACGTATCGCAGAATATCGTAAGGGCGACTTGAAAGGCAAAGAGTTGATCAGTTGGAAATACCAACAGTATATGCGCGATTATCTGGCTACCACATTGGCAGTGGACGAAAACATCGGTCGCCTGATGAATTATCTCGAAAAGATTGGTGAGCTGGACAATACAATTATTGTCTATACCTCCGATCAAGGTTTCTTCCTCGGTGAACATGGCTGGTTCGACAAACGCTTCATGTATGAAGAATGCCAGCGTATGCCGCTTATCATCCGTTATCCGAAGGCAATCAAAGCAGGAAGCGTAAGCAATGCGATCAGCATGAATGTTGACTTTGCCCCTACTTTCCTCGACTTTGCCGGGGTGGAAATACCATCGGATATTCAAGGTGCCTCGCTGAAACCGATATTGGTGAACGAAGGCAAAACTCCTGCCGACTGGCGAAAAGCAGCTTATTATCATTATTATGAATACCCTGCCGAGCACTCTGTAAAACGCCATTACGGTATCCGTACCCAAGATTTCAAACTGATTCATTTCTACAATGACATTGATGAATGGGAAATGTACGACATGAAAGCCGACCCCAGAGAAATGAATAATGTTTTCGGCAAACCGGAATATGCAGAAAAACAAAAGGAACTGATGCAACTTCTTGAGGAGACTCAAAAACAGTACAAAGACACCGATCCCGATGAGAAAGAGAAAGTTCTTTTCAAAGGGGATCGCCGACTAATGAAAAACAGATAAACTAATTACTAAAACCATGGATAGAAGAAAGTTCTTAAAAAACACAGGCTGGTCTTTCCTCGGATTGGCAGCTTCGGGCAGCTTATTGGGTGCTTGTGCACCGGGTAGCAAAGATGCAAAGAAAATCATGCCATCGGCAAGCGACCTCAAAATGTATTGGGGAGACTTACATAACCACTGTAACATCACATACGGACACGGCGATATGCGCGACGCTTTTGAAGCAGCAAAAGGACAATTGGATTTTGTCAGCGTCACTCCCCATGCCATGTGGCCGGATATTCCCGGAGCGGACGATCCTCGTCTGAAATGGGTAATCGATTATCATACAGGTGCTTTCAAACGTTTGCGTGAAGGTGGTTACGAGAAATATGTAGCCATGACAAACGAATACAATAAAGAAGGTGAATTCCTCGCTTTTATCGGCTACGAAGCTCACAGCATGGAACATGGTGACCATGTCGCACTGAACTATGACCTGGATGCACCGCTTGTTGAATGTACTTCCATTGAGGACTGGAAACAAAAAGCCAAAGGACATAAAGTATTTATCACTCCGCACCACATGGGTTATCAAGGTGGTTATCGTGGCTACAACTGGAAATGTTTCACCGAAGGAGATCAGACTCCGTTCGTAGAGATGTATTCCCGTCACGGTCTGGCGGAAAGTGATCAGGGAGATTATCCGTATCTGCATGATATGGGACCTCGCCAATGGGAAGGAACCATTCAATACGGTCTTGAGTTAGGGAATAAGTTCGGTATCATGGCTTCTACCGACCAGCATTCCGGTTATCCGGGAAGTTACGGAGACGGACGTATCGGAGTGCTTGCTCCATCGTTAACCCGTGATGCAATCTGGGACGCACTCCGTACCCGTCACGTATGCGCCGCAACAGGTGATAAGATTCTTATCGATTTCCGATTGAATGATGCCTTTATGGGAGATGTAGTTCGCGGAAACAGCCGTCGCATCTATGTGAATGTAACCGGTGAAAGCTGTATCGACTATGTAGATATTATAAAGAACGGTCAGATTCTGGCCCGCATGAACGGTCCGTTGACTCCGGTTGCTCCGGAAGGTGACACGGTACGTTGCAAAGTGAAGATGGATTTCGGTTGGAACCGCGAAGAACAATATGTACACTGGCAGGGTAAACTGTCTTTGGATAAAGGAAAATTGCACGGTGTAACTCCTTGCTTCCGTGGTGCGGCCTTCACTTCTCCGCAAGAAGGTGAAACAGAATTCCACACGCACGTCAACCGCATCGTTTCCGTGAACGACAAGGAAACCGAACTGGATATGTACAGCAGCAAGAATCCGAATACTACCACAGCGGCTATGCAGGCTGTAATACTTGATGTGGAAATGCCGAAAGACGGTAAGATTATCGCAGAATTCAATGGCAAGAAGTTTGAACATACATTAGGTGAACTGCTTGAAGGTTCACGTTCGCACTTTATGATCGGCTGGTTGAGCGAAGCGATCCTCTTCAACCGCGCTATGCCGGAAAGTTGCTTCACGGTAGAACATTACATGGAGGATAAAGAGCCTCAACGTGATACGGATTATTACTATGTACGCGCCCGTCAACGCGACGGACAATGGGCGTGGAGTTCACCGATCTGGGCAGAAAGAGTGTAAATCAAGTATTAAAATGATATGGAAAAAGAATACGCTATAGGAATTGACCTTGGCGGAACTTCAGTGAAATACGCCCTTATTGATAATGAAGGCGTATTTCATTTTCAAGGGAAGTTGCCGTCGAAAGCCGATGTATCGGCAGAAGCGGTCATCGGACAGTTGGTTGCCGCCATCAATGAAGTGAAGGCTTTTGCAAAAGAACAGAATTGTAAGATTAACGGTATAGGAATCGGAACACCGGGTATCGTAGATTGTACGAACCGAATCGTTCTGGGAGGTGCGGAGAACATCAAGGGATGGGAAAACCTATGTTTGGCAGACCGCATTGAAGCAGAAACCGACATTCCGGTTTTATTGGGGAATGACGCTAACCTGATGGGACTAGGTGAAACTATGTACGGGGCAGGCAAAGGGGCGACTCATGTTGTTTTCTTAACGGTAGGAACCGGTATCGGCGGTGCAGTTGTTATCGACGGTAAATTATTCAACGGTTTTGCCAATCGGGGAACGGAATTAGGGCACGTACCCTTAATTGCCGATGGAGAGCCCTGCGCTTGTGGTTCTGTCGGCTGTCTGGAGCACTATGCTTCTACTTCCGCTCTCGTACGACGTTTCAGTAAACGAATAGCAGAAGCCGGTATCTCCTATCCGGGCGAAGAGATCAACGGTGAATTAATTGTGCGTCTTTACAAACAAGGCGATAAGATTGCCACCGAATCACTGGAAGAACATTGCGATTTTCTGGGACACGGTATTGCCGGATTCATCAATACCTTCAGCCCTCAGAAGATTGTGATCGGCGGAGGCCTTTCCGAAGCCGGTGATTTTTATATCCGGAAAGTGAGTGAAAAAGCACACCGTTATGCTATCTCCGACTGTGCCGTGAATACGGAAATCATGGCTGCCGCATTAGGCAATAAGGCAGGAAGTATCGGGGCCGCTTCCCTCTTCTTTAATGGAAAGTTAAAAGTTGAATAAACTCTCGACTTCCAATTGTCAACTTTCAACTTATTCAAAATTATGAAAAGAAATATAGGAATGCTGGCGCTGATAATGGCGTTTTGGTTCACAATCTCGTTTATCACTAATATTCTGGGACCACTTATTCCGGACATCATTCACAACTTCAATTTAAGTGACCTGGCAATGGCGGGTTTTATCCCGACTTCTTTCTTTCTGGCTTATGCCATCATGTCCATTCCCGCCGGGTTACTGATCGACCGTTTCGGTGAAAAGCCGGTATTGTTCGGCGGATTCCTAATGCCGTTTATCGGAACTATTCTGTTTGCTTGTATGCATACCTATCCGATGTTGCTGGCTTCTTCCTTCATCATCGGCTTGGGGATGGCTATGCTGCAAACGGTACTGAATCCGCTTCAACGTACTGTGGGAGGGGAAGAGAACTATGCGTTCGTTGCCGAACTGGCGCAATTTATGTTTGGAATCGCTTCTTTCCTGAGTCCTTTAGTGTATACTTATCTGATTCGTGAACTTGATCCGGCAACGTACACAGCCGGAAAAGGATTCTTCATTGATTTATTGGCAGATGTCACCCCGCGGGAAATGCCTTGGGTATCGCTTTATTGGGTATTCGCCTTAATTCTGTT
This window encodes:
- a CDS encoding RagB/SusD family nutrient uptake outer membrane protein translates to MKKIFYYILLSAMCILPFSCSLDEESRTEIDKNRFMKNALEAETVLLGVYQSLVSDAMYGYHLSILFNLATDCEQVEGNTTENYRIIPANAFNASQAEIQQTWAALYKAIYNANDFMEILQQRMNDFNETDKQLAYIYIAEARAIRGMCYFELVRRFGNVPLMTNTAMSEQAPSTFVQEKPETIYKFIEEDLLHAIQTLPYAIDDTNRQSNKYRMSKGAVLGLLTKVYATWAGYPVKDHTKWAEAAKTAKVLVESQKHDLLNDFEQLWDNTCNGVWDPTESLIEISFYSPTASGGASDPCGRIGKWNGVKTTMLAGERGSCAGNVKVVHPFVLKWREKDLADGEVYHPETVKDKRLNLSVANYQYNPNKVLYAKGKSDTDKKALENDALSTQKNKEKQNYTPAKWDIEKYVKNKLINNDKSNVNWYFLRYADVLLLYAEALNEWKQGPTKEAYDAINKVRERAYGNNKYNLKNLSYEDFRKAIQDERAYELAFEGHRRMDLVRWDIYYKTVKETSNAITEWFFDNDMVKNKAYNTAGRYTVFGKHELYPIPQRDMDLCEQFVQNPKWN
- a CDS encoding DUF4995 domain-containing protein, translating into MNNMKKKLVLFASVTIALASCQTAPKEDYSWIKKGLDVASAQLQLSAEEINGTGMLPRSIRTGYDMDFLCRQLERDSLTFKDSLRAQPTAEQLGKRRLCGVYDWTSGFFPGSLWYAYELTGNDTLKAQAIQYTNLLNPVRYYKGTHDLGFMINCSYGNAERLAPNDTIAAVMKETADNLCGRFNDSIAAIRSWDFGTWNFPVIIDNMMNLDLLFNVAKATGDNKYKDIAVKHAMTTMNNHFRPDYTCWHVVSYNNDGTVERKQTHQGKNDDSSWARGQAWAVYGYTACYRETNDTTFLNFAVKVADMIMDRVKTDDAIPYWDYDAPVTEETPRDASAAAVTASALIELSTMVPDGQKYLDYAEKILKSLSSDAYLAKVGDNQGFILLHSVGSLPNGSEIDTPLNYADYYYLEALKRFMELKKLRVENGELRVIQ
- the hepC gene encoding heparin-sulfate lyase HepC; the encoded protein is MNKTLKYIVLLTFACFVGKGYAQELKSEVFSLLNLDYPGLEKVKALHQEGKNEDAAKALLDYYRARTNVKTPDINLNKITIGKEEQKWADDALQHTFFVHKGYQPSYNYGEDINWQYWPVKDNELRWQLHRHKWFTPMGKAYRISGDEKYAKEWAHQYIDWIKKNPLVKMDKKEYELVSDGKIKGEVENVRFAWRPLEVSNRLQDQTSQFQLFLPSPSFTPDFLTEFLVNYHKHAVHILGNYSDQGNHLLFEAQRMIYAGAFFPEFKDAPAWRKSGIDILNREIHVQVYEDGGQFELDPHYHLAAINIFCKALGIADANGFRKEFPQNYLDTIESMIMFYANISFPDYTNPCFSDAKLTTKKEMVKNYKSWSKLFPKNQAIKYFATEGKEGALPDYMSKGFLKSGFFVFRNSWGTDATQMVVKAGPKAFWHCQPDNGTFELWFNGKNLFPDSGSYVYAGEGEVMEQRNWHRQTCVHNTVTLNNKNLDTTESVTKLWQPEGTIQTLVTENPSYKNLKHRRSVFFVDNTYFVIVDELAGSAKGSINLHYQMPKGEIANSREDMTFLTQFEDGSNMKLQCFGPTGMTMKKEPGWCSTAYRKRYKRMNVSFNVKKDGEEAVRYITVIYPIKKSADAPKFDAKFKNKAFDENGLEVEVKVNGKKQSLKYKI
- a CDS encoding sulfatase family protein encodes the protein MKKPSTLFLPLAALSLASCSGQKKEEAKQPNIIFMMTDDHTTQAMSCYGGNLIQTPNMDRIANEGIRFDNCYAVNALSGPSRACILTGKFSHENGFTDNASTFNGDQQTFPKLLQQAGYQTAMIGKWHLISEPQGFDHWSILSGQHEQGDYYDPDFWEDGKHIVEKGYATDIITDKAIKFLEGRDKSKPFCMMYHQKAPHRNWMPAPRYLGIFNNTTFPEPANLFDDYEGRGRAAREQDMSIEHTLTDDWDLKLLTREEMLKDTTNRLYSVYKRMPAEVQDKWDSVYAQRIAEYRKGDLKGKELISWKYQQYMRDYLATTLAVDENIGRLMNYLEKIGELDNTIIVYTSDQGFFLGEHGWFDKRFMYEECQRMPLIIRYPKAIKAGSVSNAISMNVDFAPTFLDFAGVEIPSDIQGASLKPILVNEGKTPADWRKAAYYHYYEYPAEHSVKRHYGIRTQDFKLIHFYNDIDEWEMYDMKADPREMNNVFGKPEYAEKQKELMQLLEETQKQYKDTDPDEKEKVLFKGDRRLMKNR
- a CDS encoding PHP domain-containing protein, translated to MDRRKFLKNTGWSFLGLAASGSLLGACAPGSKDAKKIMPSASDLKMYWGDLHNHCNITYGHGDMRDAFEAAKGQLDFVSVTPHAMWPDIPGADDPRLKWVIDYHTGAFKRLREGGYEKYVAMTNEYNKEGEFLAFIGYEAHSMEHGDHVALNYDLDAPLVECTSIEDWKQKAKGHKVFITPHHMGYQGGYRGYNWKCFTEGDQTPFVEMYSRHGLAESDQGDYPYLHDMGPRQWEGTIQYGLELGNKFGIMASTDQHSGYPGSYGDGRIGVLAPSLTRDAIWDALRTRHVCAATGDKILIDFRLNDAFMGDVVRGNSRRIYVNVTGESCIDYVDIIKNGQILARMNGPLTPVAPEGDTVRCKVKMDFGWNREEQYVHWQGKLSLDKGKLHGVTPCFRGAAFTSPQEGETEFHTHVNRIVSVNDKETELDMYSSKNPNTTTAAMQAVILDVEMPKDGKIIAEFNGKKFEHTLGELLEGSRSHFMIGWLSEAILFNRAMPESCFTVEHYMEDKEPQRDTDYYYVRARQRDGQWAWSSPIWAERV
- a CDS encoding ROK family protein; amino-acid sequence: MEKEYAIGIDLGGTSVKYALIDNEGVFHFQGKLPSKADVSAEAVIGQLVAAINEVKAFAKEQNCKINGIGIGTPGIVDCTNRIVLGGAENIKGWENLCLADRIEAETDIPVLLGNDANLMGLGETMYGAGKGATHVVFLTVGTGIGGAVVIDGKLFNGFANRGTELGHVPLIADGEPCACGSVGCLEHYASTSALVRRFSKRIAEAGISYPGEEINGELIVRLYKQGDKIATESLEEHCDFLGHGIAGFINTFSPQKIVIGGGLSEAGDFYIRKVSEKAHRYAISDCAVNTEIMAAALGNKAGSIGAASLFFNGKLKVE